Proteins from one Acropora muricata isolate sample 2 chromosome 9, ASM3666990v1, whole genome shotgun sequence genomic window:
- the LOC136928325 gene encoding uncharacterized protein produces the protein MSFKFNKKAVITGLSSTEADKTLVYAQTIKRISSQSSFSVDRNIFCVDVGAAALKKQSKTDCRWVQEELENARIIPGAVITVSGKERYVKTEQEVIDHFKLLSPQAYQLFCPAFGSSSDENLSASAYPSAKIDQARRLCCTDRPNPSLRWVMCKNVSLLYNKSSGRVEATGTAMDIVHMEQCGRLVSTSVQQSITAQLNCKTCSPKVNAQTPGPVIFSQGLALVKMVEKDLPSPRPRSSWAEIESLILNE, from the exons ATGTCGTTTAAGTTCAACAAGAAAGCTGTAATAACAGGACTAAGTTCCACGGAGGCGGACAAAACTCTGGTCTACGCACAAACGATTAAAAGAATTTCATCTCAGAGTAGCTTTTCTGTGGACAGAAACATTTTTTGTGTCGATGTTGGGGCAGCGGCATTGAAGAAACAATCTAAAACAGATTGCAGATGGGTGCAAGAAGAATTAGAAAATGCGCGAATTATCCCTGGGGCTGTTATCACCGTTAGTGGCAAAGAAAGATATGTGAAAACAGAG CAAGAGGTCATTGATCACTTTAAGCTTCTTTCACCGCAAGCATACCAGTTGTTTTGTCCAGCGTTTGGATCGTCTTCAGACGAAAACCTTTCTGCTTCTGCGTATCCATCAGCCAAAATCGACCAAGCTCGGCGCCTGTGCTGCACAGACCGACCAAACCCAAGTTTGCGCTGGGTTATGTGTAAAAATGTTTCATTACTTTATAATAAAAGCTCGGGTCGAGTTGAAGCAACCGGCACAGCCATGGACATTGTCCACATGGAACAGTGCGGGAGGTTGGTATCTACTTCCGTTCAACAGAGCATCACTGCACAGCTTAACTGCAAAACTTGCTCGCCTAAAGTGAATGCTCAAACCCCAGGGCCAGTAATCTTTAGCCAGGGTCTTGCCTTGGTAAAAATGGTGGAAAAAGATTTGCCTTCGCCTCGGCCACGATCATCTTGGGCAGAAATAGAGAGTTTGATACTGAATGAATGA